From one Ctenopharyngodon idella isolate HZGC_01 chromosome 15, HZGC01, whole genome shotgun sequence genomic stretch:
- the LOC127496316 gene encoding prostaglandin D2 receptor 2-like yields MQPMGLNFQIFLICIFTATFIVGLIGNGLVIFLTGCRMKTTVNSIWFLNLAIADFIFILSSIILPFIGYFSSLMYVFFMMISLNLFASIFFLVVISLDRCLCTWMVVWSQNNRTVLRARIICMIVWVSSISWSIPFFMNAFPRTFLVTYIFLLGFLIPFLIIASSHIAVGVRIKRLKMGKQHRSYRVIIAIILTFFICCFPYHVCSFCAIKMDNWCANDEEVFCTVCVFSHYLVFLNSCLNPILYVFMCDEYKKKLKQSLLLVLEMVFAEDHLIFREKQVQKDEQNKENTLELLDM; encoded by the coding sequence ATGCAGCCTATGGGCTTAAACTTTCAGATCTTTTTAATATGCATTTTCACTGCCACCTTCATAGTTGGTTTAATTGGAAATGGGCTTGTCATATTTCTGACCGGCTGCAGAATGAAGACGACAGTCAATTCTATTTGGTTTCTCAACTTGGCGATTGCAGACTTCATCTTCATATTATCTTCAATAATATTACCTTTTATTGGCTACTTTTCATCCTTAATGTACGTTTTCTTCATGATGATATCACTAAACCTGTTTgctagcattttttttcttgtagtcATCAGTCTGGACCGATGTCTGTGCACATGGATGGTTGTTTGGTCTCAAAATAACCGAACTGTACTTAGAGCCAGGATCATCTGCATGATTGTGTGGGTTTCATCCATAAGCTGGAGCATCCCTTTCTTCATGAATGCGTTTCCTCGTACATTTCTggtcacatatatatttttattgggTTTTCTCATCCCCTTCCTGATCATTGCATCTTCACACATTGCTGTTGGAGTGCGAATCAAACGCCTCAAAATGGGGAAGCAGCACAGGTCATACCGGGTCATTATCGCTATCATCCTGACTTTTTTCATATGTTGCTTTCCATACCATGTTTGCAGTTTTTGTGCAATAAAAATGGATAACTGGTGTGCCAATGATGAAGAAGTATTTTGCACAGTATGTGTGTTCAGTCACTATCTGGTTTTTCTAAACAGCTGTCTGAACCCCATTCTCTATGTGTTCATGTGTGATGAGTATAAGAAGAAGCTGAAACAGTCTCTGCTGCTGGTGCTGGAGATGGTGTTTGCTGAAGATCATCTGATCTTTAGAGAAAAGCAGGTACAAAAGGATGAGCAGAACAAGGAAAACACCTTGGAATTGTTAGATATGTAG